One region of Serinus canaria isolate serCan28SL12 chromosome 25, serCan2020, whole genome shotgun sequence genomic DNA includes:
- the POLR3GL gene encoding DNA-directed RNA polymerase III subunit RPC7-like isoform X2: protein MAGRGRGRGRGQMTFNVEAVGIGKGDALPPPTLQPAPLFPVLERRAAPLPGGEEGEYMLALKQELRRAMKGLPYFVKPGAPRRDIERYSDKYQLSSPVDNAIDWNPGTPGPVPKQQVALDKEEAIKKLESLEKKEEEVTSEEEEEKEEEEEGKEEEEEEYDEEEHEEETDYVLSYFDNGESFGPDSDGDGDEAVY from the exons AtggcgggccggggccgcggccggggccgggggcagATGACGTTCAACGTGGAGGCCGTGGGCATCGGCAAGGGGGACGCGCTGCCGCCGCCCACCCTGCAGCCCGCGCCGCTCTTCCCG GTGCTGGagcgccgcgccgcgccgctGCCCGGGGGCGAGGAGGGCGAGTACATGCTGGCCCTGAAGCAGGAGCTGCGCCGGGCCATGAAGGGGCTCCCGTACTTCGTCAAACCGGGAGCGCCCCGCAGAG ACATCGAGCGCTACTCAGACAAGTaccagctctccagccctgtgGACAACGCCATCGACTGGAACCCAG gcACCCCCGGCCCTGTCCCCAAGCAGCAGGTGGCACTGGACAAGGAGGAGGCCATCAAGAAGCTGGAG agcctggagaagaaggaggaggaggtgacatccgaggaggaggaggagaaggaggaggaggaagagggcaaggaggaggaggaggaggagtacGATGAGGAGGAGCACGAGGAG gagaCCGACTATGTGCTGTCCTACTTTGACAATGGCGAGAGCTTCGGGCCCGACAGCGACGGCGACGGCGACGAGGCCGTGTACTGA
- the POLR3GL gene encoding DNA-directed RNA polymerase III subunit RPC7-like isoform X1 produces the protein MAGRGRGRGRGQMTFNVEAVGIGKGDALPPPTLQPAPLFPVLERRAAPLPGGEEGEYMLALKQELRRAMKGLPYFVKPGAPRRDIERYSDKYQLSSPVDNAIDWNPDWRRLPRELRIRLRRRGRTPGPVPKQQVALDKEEAIKKLESLEKKEEEVTSEEEEEKEEEEEGKEEEEEEYDEEEHEEETDYVLSYFDNGESFGPDSDGDGDEAVY, from the exons AtggcgggccggggccgcggccggggccgggggcagATGACGTTCAACGTGGAGGCCGTGGGCATCGGCAAGGGGGACGCGCTGCCGCCGCCCACCCTGCAGCCCGCGCCGCTCTTCCCG GTGCTGGagcgccgcgccgcgccgctGCCCGGGGGCGAGGAGGGCGAGTACATGCTGGCCCTGAAGCAGGAGCTGCGCCGGGCCATGAAGGGGCTCCCGTACTTCGTCAAACCGGGAGCGCCCCGCAGAG ACATCGAGCGCTACTCAGACAAGTaccagctctccagccctgtgGACAACGCCATCGACTGGAACCCAG ACTGGCGGCGGCTGCCGCGGGAGCTGCGGATCCGCCTGCGGCGCCGGGGCC gcACCCCCGGCCCTGTCCCCAAGCAGCAGGTGGCACTGGACAAGGAGGAGGCCATCAAGAAGCTGGAG agcctggagaagaaggaggaggaggtgacatccgaggaggaggaggagaaggaggaggaggaagagggcaaggaggaggaggaggaggagtacGATGAGGAGGAGCACGAGGAG gagaCCGACTATGTGCTGTCCTACTTTGACAATGGCGAGAGCTTCGGGCCCGACAGCGACGGCGACGGCGACGAGGCCGTGTACTGA